The following proteins come from a genomic window of Meiothermus sp. Pnk-1:
- a CDS encoding bifunctional oligoribonuclease/PAP phosphatase NrnA, giving the protein MNPAINHAEPRYREKLDMAAEALKKFSGPIYVVTHVDPDGDAVGSSLGLALALEAMGKEVFWICQPPRYLQFLAEDYRNSPPISRVPEGALLVVLDAAEPSRVEGAPVEGYVINIDHHGTNPRFGDISVVDPSKAATAQIVKDLIDAMGVAWTPAIATPVLTGMITDTGNFAFANTTPELLRTAADLIAQGVAYAELTDRLKWRPPGYFQLMGKVLSTVEFHFGGLLVTAHLPPGLNGETGGEEDSDDFVGTIRYAEGSLVAVFLRERGPDTKLSIRSRGRVSAQNIAVKLGGGGHVPAAGATLRGMGLSDAYGRLLPVVEEELKRAGYL; this is encoded by the coding sequence ATGAACCCAGCCATCAACCACGCCGAACCCCGCTACAGGGAAAAACTTGATATGGCCGCCGAGGCGCTGAAAAAGTTCAGCGGACCCATCTACGTGGTGACCCACGTAGACCCCGATGGAGACGCGGTGGGCTCGAGCCTGGGGTTGGCTTTGGCGCTCGAGGCGATGGGCAAGGAGGTCTTTTGGATCTGCCAGCCCCCCCGCTACCTACAGTTTTTAGCCGAGGATTACCGCAATTCGCCGCCCATTTCCCGGGTTCCTGAAGGGGCTTTGTTGGTGGTACTGGATGCTGCCGAGCCGAGTCGGGTGGAAGGGGCCCCCGTCGAAGGTTACGTGATCAACATCGACCACCACGGCACCAACCCCCGCTTCGGCGATATCTCGGTGGTGGACCCTTCTAAAGCTGCGACGGCCCAGATCGTCAAAGATCTGATTGACGCCATGGGCGTGGCCTGGACCCCCGCCATCGCCACCCCGGTGCTCACCGGGATGATCACCGACACCGGAAACTTCGCCTTCGCCAACACCACCCCCGAGCTTTTGCGCACCGCCGCCGACCTGATCGCCCAGGGGGTGGCCTACGCTGAGCTCACCGACCGGCTCAAATGGCGGCCACCGGGGTACTTCCAGCTGATGGGCAAAGTGCTCTCCACGGTGGAGTTTCACTTCGGCGGGTTATTGGTCACCGCCCATCTGCCCCCTGGCCTGAACGGCGAAACCGGCGGCGAGGAAGACTCCGACGACTTCGTGGGCACCATCCGCTACGCCGAGGGCAGCCTGGTGGCGGTTTTCCTGCGCGAGCGCGGCCCCGATACCAAGCTCTCCATCCGCAGCCGGGGCAGGGTCTCGGCGCAGAACATCGCGGTCAAGCTGGGCGGGGGTGGCCACGTTCCAGCGGCCGGGGCCACCTTGCGGGGGATGGGTCTGTCCGATGCCTACGGGAGGCTACTCCCGGTGGTCGAGGAAGAACTCAAGCGCGCGGGCTATCTTTGA
- the ndk gene encoding nucleoside-diphosphate kinase: MERTYIMVKPDGVRRGLTGEIISRIERKGFKIVAMKKMLIPREVAEIHYGEHKGKPFFEGLVRFITSGPVVAMVVEGPQAVSEMRRLMGATRPWEAAPGTIRADYATTVDENVIHGSDSPESAAREIGIFFKPEEIIEP; encoded by the coding sequence ATGGAACGCACCTACATCATGGTCAAGCCCGACGGCGTACGCCGGGGTCTTACCGGCGAGATCATCAGCCGGATCGAGCGCAAAGGCTTCAAGATCGTCGCCATGAAAAAGATGCTGATCCCTCGGGAGGTCGCCGAAATCCACTACGGCGAGCATAAAGGCAAACCCTTCTTCGAGGGCCTGGTTCGGTTTATCACCAGCGGGCCGGTGGTGGCGATGGTGGTGGAAGGCCCCCAGGCGGTGAGCGAGATGCGCCGCCTGATGGGCGCGACCCGCCCCTGGGAAGCCGCCCCCGGCACCATCCGCGCCGACTACGCCACCACCGTGGACGAGAACGTCATCCACGGCTCGGACAGCCCGGAGAGCGCCGCGCGCGAGATCGGGATCTTCTTCAAGCCCGAAGAGATCATCGAGCCATGA
- a CDS encoding serine/threonine-protein kinase — translation MKLAGRYRLEAPLGQGGMAEVWRAYDERVGRAVAVKILHAYVHPNERARFFQEAKALSRLSHRGVVQVYDLGEEEGKTYFVMELVEGGSFDRLGPFEDGPEGLRLLEAALEVLDALEHLHRRGVLHRDLTPRNILLTAEGHPKVMDFGLAYLLQESRHLTRTGYTLGTPQYMAPEQAKGLPLGPQADLYSFGAVLYRTLTGKPPFEGENDQSVLYQHVYEAPKPPETLNPAIPAGASRMVLHLLAKNAQARPARAAQARGGLAESLRGYREGLSATPRAGAARSGVYPSGPAQPQSLEVAGRFDLGGEVAWPSEMVAWEGRLWVGAGRGVAQLNLFEERLHRLPLGDEVTAPPTLGGGKLYAAAWDGKLGVFSLTGRPLWSYQSRAEITAAPLVLGPWVYLAGRDGFLYALDENGNLRWAMQAEGHLSAPPTLYRGLLFAASEDGWLYALDPRSGHLRYKVETGPVHAAMPAQGGVLLIPTWAGEIHAFDPLGREVLWSYDTEGEVWGSPAMDTERAYVAGWGGVLYALDLKTGDEVWSLEVGKATAGLSLAQGHVYCATEEGRVMAIEAATGQVAFEASGLGPIQAPPLPYRGQLFVATLAGQLYRFAET, via the coding sequence GTGAAGCTGGCCGGCCGTTATCGTCTGGAGGCGCCGCTTGGCCAAGGGGGCATGGCCGAGGTGTGGCGGGCCTACGACGAGCGGGTGGGGCGGGCGGTGGCGGTGAAAATCCTTCACGCCTACGTCCACCCCAACGAGCGGGCCCGCTTCTTCCAGGAGGCCAAGGCCCTCTCGCGGCTCTCCCACCGGGGGGTGGTGCAGGTCTACGACCTGGGCGAAGAGGAGGGCAAGACCTACTTCGTGATGGAACTCGTCGAGGGGGGCAGCTTCGACCGGCTGGGCCCCTTCGAGGACGGCCCGGAGGGCCTGCGGCTGCTGGAGGCAGCCCTGGAGGTGCTGGATGCCCTCGAGCACCTCCATCGCCGGGGGGTTCTCCACCGCGACCTCACCCCACGCAACATCCTGCTCACCGCCGAGGGCCACCCCAAGGTGATGGACTTCGGCCTGGCCTATCTGCTCCAGGAAAGCCGCCACCTCACCCGCACCGGCTACACCCTGGGCACCCCGCAGTACATGGCCCCCGAGCAGGCCAAGGGCCTGCCGCTAGGCCCCCAGGCCGATCTGTATAGCTTCGGCGCGGTGCTCTACCGCACCCTCACCGGCAAACCGCCCTTCGAGGGGGAGAACGATCAGTCGGTGCTCTACCAACACGTCTACGAAGCGCCCAAGCCGCCGGAAACCCTCAACCCGGCGATCCCCGCCGGGGCCTCGCGGATGGTGCTCCACCTGCTCGCCAAGAACGCCCAGGCCCGTCCCGCCCGGGCGGCCCAGGCTCGAGGGGGGCTAGCCGAGAGCCTGCGCGGCTACCGCGAGGGCCTCTCCGCCACCCCCCGGGCCGGCGCTGCCCGCAGCGGGGTCTACCCCAGCGGACCGGCCCAGCCGCAAAGCCTGGAAGTCGCCGGGCGCTTCGACCTGGGCGGGGAGGTGGCCTGGCCCTCGGAGATGGTGGCCTGGGAAGGGCGGTTGTGGGTGGGGGCGGGGCGGGGGGTGGCCCAGCTCAACCTGTTCGAAGAACGCCTCCACCGCCTGCCCCTGGGCGACGAGGTGACCGCCCCCCCTACCCTAGGCGGGGGTAAGCTGTACGCCGCCGCTTGGGATGGGAAGCTCGGGGTTTTCTCGCTCACCGGACGGCCCCTCTGGAGCTACCAAAGCCGGGCCGAGATCACCGCGGCCCCGCTGGTGCTGGGCCCTTGGGTCTACCTGGCCGGGCGGGATGGCTTCTTGTATGCCCTCGACGAGAACGGCAACCTGCGCTGGGCCATGCAGGCCGAGGGGCATCTCTCGGCCCCCCCCACCCTCTACCGCGGCCTCTTGTTCGCCGCCAGCGAGGACGGCTGGCTGTACGCCCTGGACCCGCGGAGCGGCCACCTGCGCTACAAGGTCGAGACCGGTCCGGTTCACGCCGCGATGCCCGCCCAGGGCGGGGTGCTGCTGATTCCGACCTGGGCCGGGGAAATCCACGCCTTCGACCCGCTGGGGCGGGAAGTGCTGTGGAGCTACGACACCGAAGGGGAGGTGTGGGGCTCGCCGGCCATGGATACCGAGCGGGCTTACGTGGCGGGTTGGGGGGGAGTACTGTACGCGCTGGACCTGAAAACCGGGGACGAGGTGTGGAGCCTCGAGGTCGGCAAGGCCACCGCCGGGCTTTCCCTGGCCCAAGGGCATGTTTACTGCGCGACCGAAGAGGGCCGGGTGATGGCCATCGAAGCCGCCACAGGCCAGGTCGCCTTTGAGGCCAGCGGCCTAGGGCCGATCCAGGCCCCGCCCCTGCCCTACCGGGGCCAGCTTTTCGTGGCGACGCTGGCCGGGCAGCTATACCGGTTCGCGGAAACGTGA
- a CDS encoding heavy metal translocating P-type ATPase translates to MAKELQIGVQGMTCAACVNRVERGLRKLEGVEGASVNLATESARVAYDPEKTTPQALVEKIQEVGYTPVVAEVELGVTGMTCAACVGRVERALKKLDGVLGASVNLATERASVRYLPASTSIAQLKRAIREAGYGVLELGVGQDRADIEREARARELASLRRSVLLSAAFALPLLLVAMLPMLFPAVEAWLMRTFGHGVMSTLNWVMLALATPIQFGPGRRFYRHGWAALRSGSPDMNSLVMIGTSAAYFYSLGVVLFPGLFPPEARHVYFEAAGVVITLILLGKYLEAIAKGRTSEAMRRLLSLQAKSARVVEGGLEREIPVDEVLPGDLIAVRPGERVPVDGVVVSGQSYVDESMITGEPVPVLKSEGAKVVGGTVNQNGAFTFRATAVGADTVLAQIIRLVETAQASKPPIQGLADRVVAVFTPIVLGIALLTALTWLFLGGENALTFALVNTVAVLIIACPCAMGLATPVSLMVGTGKAAEMGVLFRKGEALQALAEAQVIALDKTGTLTKGKPELTDFILPNAERQTPNTLEEETLRLIASLEQKSEHPVAQAIVKAAQGRGLELSEPVDFEALPGFGVSGQVGVYRVDVGADRYMARLGLDVSAFGAEAARLADEGKTPLYAAVNGKLAALLAVADPIKEGTLEAIALLHRQGFKVAMITGDHRRTAEAIAKQLGIDEVLAEVLPEGKADAVKRLQDEGHQVAFVGDGINDAPALAQADVGLAIGTGTDVALETADVILMSGDLRGVPNAIALSRATLKNIRLNLFWAFAYNAVLIPVAAGVLYPLTGWLLSPVLAGAAMGLSSVFVLSNALRLRRFRPPLSSR, encoded by the coding sequence ATGGCCAAGGAACTGCAGATCGGCGTCCAGGGTATGACCTGCGCGGCCTGCGTGAACCGGGTCGAGCGCGGGCTCAGGAAGCTCGAAGGGGTCGAGGGAGCCTCGGTCAACCTGGCAACCGAGAGCGCCCGTGTCGCCTACGACCCTGAAAAGACCACTCCGCAAGCCCTGGTGGAGAAGATCCAGGAGGTGGGCTACACCCCGGTGGTGGCCGAGGTCGAATTGGGCGTCACCGGCATGACCTGCGCGGCCTGCGTAGGGCGGGTGGAGCGGGCTTTGAAGAAGCTGGACGGGGTACTGGGGGCCAGCGTCAACCTGGCCACCGAGCGGGCCAGTGTCAGGTACCTTCCGGCCTCGACCAGCATCGCCCAGCTCAAGCGGGCCATCCGCGAGGCCGGGTATGGCGTGCTCGAGCTGGGGGTGGGCCAAGACCGCGCCGACATTGAGCGCGAAGCCCGTGCCCGGGAGCTGGCCAGCCTGCGCCGCTCGGTGCTCCTCTCGGCGGCATTCGCCCTCCCGCTGCTCCTTGTGGCCATGCTGCCCATGCTGTTTCCGGCGGTCGAAGCCTGGCTAATGCGCACCTTCGGGCATGGTGTCATGAGCACCCTGAACTGGGTGATGCTGGCCCTGGCCACCCCCATCCAGTTCGGCCCCGGCCGGCGTTTCTACCGCCACGGCTGGGCCGCCTTGCGCTCGGGATCCCCCGACATGAACAGCCTGGTGATGATCGGCACCAGCGCGGCCTACTTTTACAGCCTGGGCGTGGTGCTCTTCCCCGGCCTCTTCCCCCCAGAGGCCCGGCACGTCTACTTCGAGGCGGCGGGGGTGGTGATCACGTTGATCCTCCTGGGCAAGTACCTCGAGGCCATCGCCAAGGGCCGCACCTCCGAGGCCATGCGCAGGCTGCTCTCCTTGCAGGCCAAAAGCGCACGGGTGGTGGAGGGCGGGCTCGAGCGGGAAATCCCCGTGGACGAGGTGCTGCCGGGCGACCTCATCGCGGTCAGGCCCGGGGAGCGGGTGCCGGTGGACGGGGTGGTGGTCTCGGGGCAAAGCTACGTGGACGAGAGCATGATCACCGGCGAGCCCGTCCCCGTGCTCAAGTCCGAGGGGGCCAAGGTCGTTGGGGGAACCGTCAACCAAAACGGAGCCTTCACCTTCCGGGCCACCGCGGTGGGCGCGGATACTGTGCTCGCGCAGATCATCCGGCTGGTCGAGACGGCCCAGGCCTCCAAGCCGCCCATCCAGGGCCTGGCCGACCGGGTGGTGGCGGTGTTCACGCCCATCGTGCTAGGGATCGCCCTGCTCACCGCCCTCACCTGGCTGTTTCTCGGTGGGGAAAACGCCCTCACCTTTGCCCTGGTCAACACGGTGGCGGTGCTGATCATCGCCTGCCCCTGCGCCATGGGCCTGGCCACCCCGGTGAGCCTCATGGTGGGCACCGGCAAGGCTGCCGAGATGGGGGTGCTCTTCCGCAAGGGGGAGGCCCTGCAGGCCCTGGCGGAGGCCCAGGTGATCGCCCTCGACAAGACCGGCACCCTCACCAAAGGCAAACCCGAGCTGACGGACTTTATCCTGCCGAACGCCGAACGCCAAACGCCAAACACCTTAGAGGAAGAAACCCTACGGCTCATCGCCTCCCTCGAGCAAAAATCCGAGCACCCGGTGGCCCAGGCCATCGTCAAGGCCGCGCAGGGGCGGGGCTTAGAGCTGAGCGAGCCCGTAGACTTTGAGGCCCTCCCCGGCTTCGGGGTGAGCGGCCAGGTCGGAGTCTACCGGGTAGACGTAGGTGCGGATCGCTACATGGCGCGGCTGGGGCTGGACGTATCGGCCTTCGGCGCCGAGGCGGCCCGGCTGGCCGATGAGGGCAAGACGCCCCTCTACGCCGCGGTCAATGGGAAGCTGGCGGCCCTGCTGGCCGTGGCCGACCCCATCAAGGAGGGAACCCTCGAGGCCATCGCCCTCCTGCACCGCCAGGGCTTCAAGGTGGCGATGATCACCGGCGACCACCGGCGCACCGCAGAGGCCATCGCTAAGCAGCTAGGAATAGACGAGGTGCTGGCCGAAGTCCTGCCCGAGGGCAAGGCCGACGCGGTGAAGCGACTTCAGGACGAGGGCCACCAGGTGGCCTTCGTGGGCGACGGTATCAACGACGCGCCCGCGCTGGCCCAGGCCGACGTGGGGCTGGCCATCGGCACCGGCACCGACGTGGCCCTCGAGACCGCCGACGTGATCTTGATGTCGGGCGACCTGCGCGGGGTGCCCAACGCCATCGCGCTCTCGCGGGCCACCCTCAAGAACATCCGGCTCAACCTCTTCTGGGCCTTCGCCTACAACGCCGTGCTAATCCCGGTAGCCGCAGGCGTGCTCTATCCCCTCACGGGCTGGCTGCTCTCGCCGGTGCTGGCCGGGGCAGCGATGGGCCTCTCCTCGGTGTTTGTGCTCTCCAACGCGCTCAGGTTGCGTAGGTTTCGGCCCCCGCTTTCGAGCCGGTAG
- a CDS encoding metal-sensitive transcriptional regulator: MNPIAEHPLHLEPKVRQEARNRLLSAKGHLEGILKMLEGEPYCVDVLKQIKAVQGALDKVGELVLKSHLERHVASAAQRGDADKLVAELMEVLKYR; encoded by the coding sequence GTGAACCCTATCGCCGAACACCCCCTGCACCTCGAGCCCAAGGTGCGACAGGAGGCGCGCAACCGGCTCCTCTCGGCCAAGGGGCACCTGGAGGGCATCTTGAAGATGCTCGAGGGCGAGCCCTACTGCGTGGACGTGCTCAAGCAGATCAAGGCCGTGCAGGGGGCTTTGGACAAGGTAGGCGAGCTGGTCTTGAAGAGCCACCTCGAGCGCCACGTGGCCAGCGCGGCCCAGCGCGGCGATGCCGATAAGCTCGTGGCCGAGCTGATGGAGGTGCTGAAGTACCGCTGA
- a CDS encoding heavy-metal-associated domain-containing protein, which produces MSIELKVEGMSCGHCKMSVEKALKGVPGVERVEVFLQEGKAIVEGNAPVEALIAAVQEEGYGASVRQ; this is translated from the coding sequence ATGAGCATCGAACTCAAGGTCGAAGGCATGAGCTGCGGGCACTGCAAGATGAGCGTCGAGAAAGCCCTCAAGGGGGTGCCGGGGGTGGAGCGGGTGGAGGTCTTCCTCCAGGAGGGAAAGGCCATCGTCGAGGGTAATGCCCCCGTGGAAGCGCTCATCGCCGCGGTGCAGGAAGAGGGCTACGGCGCCTCGGTCCGGCAGTGA
- a CDS encoding DUF305 domain-containing protein, with protein sequence MMRTIVVLTLALGLALAQTDHSQHGGMPMKSMGALEKLSGKDFDIAYMSMMIEHHKGAVEMAQAVLKVSKDARVRKAAQEIIAVQSKEIGQLTAWLKAWYGAAPSAGYMQMMRDDMKPMMEASMMGMQAMPGHAMPVDRDFLEGMIPHHQDALDMSKLALKKAAKAELRRFAQGVIDVQAREIAQYREWLRSL encoded by the coding sequence ATGATGCGAACGATCGTGGTACTCACACTCGCGCTCGGCCTGGCCCTGGCCCAAACCGACCACTCGCAGCACGGTGGCATGCCCATGAAAAGTATGGGAGCGCTCGAGAAGCTCTCAGGCAAGGACTTTGACATCGCCTACATGTCGATGATGATCGAGCACCACAAAGGCGCAGTGGAGATGGCCCAGGCCGTGCTCAAGGTGTCAAAGGACGCCCGCGTCCGCAAGGCGGCCCAGGAGATCATCGCCGTGCAGAGCAAGGAGATCGGCCAGCTCACCGCCTGGCTCAAGGCCTGGTACGGCGCGGCCCCCAGCGCCGGCTACATGCAGATGATGCGTGACGACATGAAGCCCATGATGGAGGCTTCCATGATGGGGATGCAGGCCATGCCGGGGCACGCGATGCCGGTGGATCGGGATTTTTTAGAGGGCATGATCCCCCACCACCAAGACGCCCTCGACATGTCCAAGCTGGCCCTGAAAAAGGCTGCCAAAGCGGAACTCAGGCGCTTTGCCCAGGGCGTGATCGACGTACAGGCCAGGGAGATCGCGCAGTATCGGGAGTGGCTGCGATCCCTTTGA
- a CDS encoding heavy metal translocating P-type ATPase, which produces MSKRIKRGDQHESVLELTLKNCHDASEQAGLEDYLARLPGVSSVHLDRTRALAHVSYDPGRTSTETLRERLEQDGYSCTCQDCEASACQPGHPRVGTDDKPHHSHHDHAAHQAVTRPHAHGTAPAKAHDAHAGHGAAMVNDMLRRFVVSLLLTLPVVIFSPIGGALGFPDMPPFGLSMGLWGFLLATPVVWWGGWPFISAAWRALLRGEANMMTLIATGILVSYTYSLGATFLFEGDVFYEAAAMLTTLSLLGHWLEMRARFATGRAVEALLKLAPATARVRRGDQEIEIPLEQVAVGDEVVVRPGERVPVDGVVVSGQSYVDESMITGEPIPVVKAPGSKVIGGTVNQTGAFTFEATAVGADTALARIVQMVQNAQTSKAPAQRLADLAGKYLVFVALGSGVLTFLFWYFLGGQGLTFALTAAVSAIVIACPDALALATPTAITVGVGLAAREGVLFKNASALEATAALDTVVFDKTGTLTEGKPALTDLEPIAPFTPEELLALAASADQPSQHPLARAIVRAAEERGVGVQPPDAFDSVPGHGVVAQVKGRRVLIGNRRLMDREGVEVGGLEERVSRLAAEGKTAMYVAVDGQPAGVVAVADVVRESARKAVQALHRMGIQTVMLTGDNRRTAEAVARQLGMDTVIAEVLPEDKAAKVSELQAQGRKVAMVGDGVNDAPALAEAEVGIAIGAGTDVAVETADVVLVRNDPADVAKAIQLARKVRGKIKQNLFWAAIYNVLAIPIAAGALYNGYGILLRPEWAALLMSASTVIVTVNALLLGAGSWRRFTRA; this is translated from the coding sequence ATGTCAAAAAGGATAAAACGCGGCGATCAGCACGAATCGGTGCTCGAGCTCACCCTCAAAAACTGCCACGATGCCTCCGAACAGGCTGGCCTGGAAGACTATCTGGCCCGGCTGCCCGGCGTCAGCAGCGTCCACCTCGACCGCACCCGCGCCCTAGCGCACGTAAGCTACGACCCCGGACGAACCAGCACCGAGACCTTGCGCGAACGGCTCGAGCAAGACGGCTATAGCTGCACCTGCCAGGACTGCGAGGCTTCGGCCTGCCAGCCCGGCCATCCCAGGGTCGGTACGGATGACAAGCCTCACCATTCCCATCACGACCACGCAGCCCACCAGGCCGTAACGCGGCCTCATGCCCACGGTACCGCTCCAGCCAAAGCCCACGACGCACACGCCGGGCACGGGGCCGCGATGGTGAACGACATGCTGCGGCGCTTCGTGGTGTCGCTGCTGCTGACCCTGCCCGTCGTGATCTTTTCGCCCATCGGCGGGGCGCTGGGTTTCCCCGACATGCCACCCTTCGGTCTTTCGATGGGGCTGTGGGGTTTCCTGCTGGCAACGCCGGTGGTGTGGTGGGGCGGCTGGCCCTTCATCAGTGCGGCCTGGCGAGCTTTGCTGCGCGGCGAGGCCAATATGATGACCCTCATCGCCACGGGCATCTTGGTCTCCTACACCTACTCGCTGGGGGCCACCTTCCTCTTCGAGGGCGACGTGTTCTACGAGGCGGCGGCGATGCTCACCACCCTCAGCCTGCTGGGCCACTGGCTCGAGATGCGCGCGCGCTTCGCCACTGGCCGGGCGGTGGAAGCCCTGCTGAAGCTGGCCCCCGCGACGGCCCGGGTCCGACGAGGGGATCAAGAGATAGAGATCCCACTCGAGCAGGTAGCGGTAGGCGACGAGGTTGTGGTCAGGCCCGGCGAGCGGGTGCCGGTGGACGGGGTGGTGGTCTCGGGCCAGAGCTACGTCGACGAGAGCATGATCACCGGCGAGCCCATCCCCGTGGTCAAGGCTCCAGGCTCCAAGGTGATCGGGGGAACCGTCAACCAAACCGGGGCCTTCACCTTTGAGGCCACAGCAGTAGGGGCCGACACCGCTCTAGCCCGCATCGTGCAGATGGTACAGAACGCCCAGACCTCCAAGGCCCCAGCCCAGCGTCTGGCCGACCTGGCCGGGAAGTACCTGGTCTTCGTCGCGCTGGGCTCGGGCGTGCTAACTTTCCTCTTCTGGTACTTCCTGGGAGGGCAGGGGCTTACCTTCGCCCTCACCGCCGCAGTATCGGCCATCGTGATCGCCTGTCCGGACGCGCTGGCCCTGGCGACCCCCACGGCCATCACCGTGGGGGTGGGGCTGGCGGCCCGGGAGGGCGTGCTGTTCAAGAACGCGAGCGCGCTCGAGGCCACCGCCGCCCTCGACACGGTGGTCTTCGACAAGACCGGCACCCTCACCGAGGGCAAGCCCGCGCTGACCGACCTCGAGCCCATCGCCCCCTTCACCCCCGAAGAGTTGCTGGCCCTCGCCGCCTCCGCCGACCAGCCCTCGCAGCACCCCCTGGCCCGCGCCATCGTGCGGGCGGCCGAGGAGCGTGGCGTGGGCGTGCAACCCCCCGACGCCTTCGATTCTGTCCCCGGGCACGGTGTGGTGGCCCAGGTTAAGGGGCGCAGGGTGCTCATCGGCAACCGGAGGCTCATGGACCGGGAAGGCGTGGAGGTGGGCGGGCTGGAGGAACGGGTGTCCCGGCTGGCCGCCGAGGGCAAGACCGCCATGTACGTAGCGGTGGACGGCCAGCCCGCAGGGGTGGTCGCGGTGGCCGACGTGGTGCGCGAGTCCGCCCGCAAAGCGGTGCAGGCATTGCACCGCATGGGCATCCAGACCGTGATGCTCACGGGCGACAACCGCCGCACCGCCGAGGCCGTGGCCCGCCAGCTGGGCATGGACACGGTAATCGCCGAGGTCTTACCCGAGGACAAGGCGGCTAAGGTGAGCGAACTCCAGGCCCAGGGGCGTAAGGTGGCGATGGTCGGGGACGGCGTGAACGACGCCCCCGCCCTGGCCGAAGCCGAGGTGGGCATCGCCATCGGGGCGGGGACCGACGTGGCCGTGGAGACCGCCGACGTGGTGCTGGTAAGGAACGACCCCGCCGATGTGGCCAAGGCCATTCAACTGGCCCGCAAGGTGCGCGGCAAAATCAAGCAGAACCTCTTCTGGGCGGCCATCTATAACGTGCTGGCCATCCCCATCGCGGCGGGGGCGCTCTACAACGGCTACGGTATCCTGCTGCGGCCGGAGTGGGCAGCCCTGCTGATGAGCGCCTCCACGGTGATCGTGACGGTGAATGCCCTGCTGCTGGGGGCGGGGTCGTGGCGGCGCTTTACACGGGCTTAA
- a CDS encoding peptidase M4, which yields MKRGLLWLGITGLAAVGIALTQGMWGNPGYGYGPGMMMGGGMGMGMMGIYPAQAQPIPPAEARARLEAFAKRFSPEARLKDFMSFSENYYAQVVDVRGNGLVEILADRYTGNIYLEPGPNMMWNTRLGMGYGMMGMMQSQPPTTAHYDKAAAQKLAEQFLKGYLPGAKVMEGQAFGGYYTFDFGRKEIEGMLSVNAYTGEVWIHAWHGIFLGE from the coding sequence GTGAAACGCGGGCTGTTGTGGTTGGGAATCACAGGTCTGGCCGCGGTAGGGATAGCCCTCACCCAGGGCATGTGGGGCAATCCGGGCTATGGGTACGGCCCTGGAATGATGATGGGCGGGGGGATGGGAATGGGCATGATGGGCATTTACCCTGCCCAGGCCCAGCCCATCCCCCCAGCCGAAGCCAGGGCCCGGCTCGAGGCCTTCGCCAAACGCTTTAGCCCCGAGGCTAGGCTCAAAGACTTCATGAGCTTCAGCGAGAACTACTACGCCCAGGTAGTCGATGTCAGGGGCAACGGTCTGGTGGAGATCCTGGCCGACCGCTATACCGGCAACATCTACCTCGAGCCCGGCCCCAACATGATGTGGAACACCCGCTTGGGCATGGGTTACGGCATGATGGGCATGATGCAGAGCCAGCCTCCAACCACCGCACACTACGACAAGGCTGCCGCGCAGAAGCTGGCCGAGCAGTTCCTCAAGGGCTACTTGCCGGGAGCCAAGGTCATGGAGGGTCAGGCCTTCGGTGGCTACTACACCTTTGACTTTGGCCGCAAGGAGATCGAGGGCATGCTCTCGGTGAACGCCTACACCGGCGAGGTCTGGATCCACGCCTGGCACGGGATTTTCCTGGGAGAGTAG
- a CDS encoding SHOCT domain-containing protein encodes MMGWPYGYGMMGGWGWLGMLLELIVLVLLVYLLVRALSRPSPSEGRDRALEILRERYARGELDKESFERMKRDLSE; translated from the coding sequence ATGATGGGGTGGCCTTACGGTTACGGAATGATGGGCGGCTGGGGTTGGCTCGGGATGCTGCTCGAGCTGATCGTATTAGTGCTGCTGGTCTACTTGCTGGTGCGGGCGCTCTCCCGCCCGTCCCCGAGTGAGGGGCGGGACCGCGCGCTGGAGATTCTGCGGGAGCGCTACGCCAGAGGGGAACTCGACAAGGAAAGCTTTGAGCGGATGAAGCGCGACCTGAGCGAGTGA